One segment of Anopheles stephensi strain Indian chromosome 3, UCI_ANSTEP_V1.0, whole genome shotgun sequence DNA contains the following:
- the LOC118510372 gene encoding fumarylacetoacetase: protein MSFVAVPQGSDFPIENLPYGVFSTAGNPKARVGVAIGEQILDLSAVVSFYPESVRNALQATVLNDLMSLGCDAWAEVRRITKELLLDGSALHKDAALQARALVPQADAKMHLPANIGDYTDFYSSIHHATNVGVMFRGKENALMPNWKHLPVGYHGRASSVVVSGTPIRRPYGQTLPVDGAEPAFGPCRLFDFELEMAFFVGGPPTVLGERVSVGDAAKRVFGFVLMNDWSARDIQKWEYVPLGPFTAKNLGTSISPWIVPVAALEPFLVDNFPQDPAPFPYLKHEQKFNFDIKLEVDIKPKATGVATTVCRSNYRNLYWTALQQIAHHTVTGCNLNPGDLMASGTISGDASDSFGSMLELSWKGTKPVPLGGGESRKFLQDNDEVVIRGHCLTEDGLRIGFGSCVGVVLPATPFE, encoded by the exons ATGTCGTTTGTTGCCGTGCCACAGGGAAGTGATTTCCCCATCGAAAATCTTCCTTACGGAGTCTTTAGCACCGCTGGCAAT CCTAAGGCTCGCGTTGGAGTTGCGATCGGTGAGCAGATCCTCGATCTTTCGGCGGTTGTGAGCTTTTATCCGGAAAGCGTACGG AATGCCCTTCAAGCGACCGTGCTGAACGATTTAATGTCACTGGGCTGCGACGCGTGGGCCGAAGTGCGACGCATCACCAAGGAACTTCTGCTCGACGGTTCTGCGCTACACAAGGATGCCGCCCTTCAGGCCCGTGCGCTGGTGCCACAAGCCGATGCGAAAATGCATCTTCCGGCCAACATTGGAGACTATACGGATTTCTACTCCTCGATCCATCATGCCACCAACGTCGGGGTTATGTTCCGTGGCAAGGAGAACGCCCTCATGCCCAACTGGAAGCATCTCCCGGTCGGTTACCATGGGCGGGCCAGCTCGGTAGTCGTGTCCGGTACACCGATTCGCCGTCCGTACGGCCAAACGCTCCCGGTGGACGGTGCCGAACCAGCTTTCGGGCCCTGCCGCTTGTTTGATTTCGAGCTCGAAATGGCCTTTTTCGTCGGTGGACCACCAACCGTGCTGGGAGAACGAGTGTCGGTGGGGGACGCCGCCAAGCGCGTGTTCGGCTTCGTGCTGATGAACGATTGGAGTGCACGGGACATACAGAAGTGGGAGTATGTGCCGCTCGGCCCGTTCACGGCGAAGAATCTCGGCACGAGCATCTCGCCGTGGATTGTACCGGTGGCAGCGCTGGAACCGTTCCTGGTCGACAACTTCCCGCAGGATCCGGCTCCCTTCCCGTATCTAAAGCACGAGCAGAAGTTCAACTTCGACATCAAACTGGAAGTCGACATTAAGC CGAAAGCAACGGGCGTAGCAACGACGGTCTGCCGCTCGAACTACCGAAACCTGTACTGGACGGCGTTGCAGCAGATCGCCCATCACACGGTTACCGGGTGCAATCTGAACCCGGGCGATCTGATGGCGTCCGGCACGATCAGTGGCGATGCGTCCGATTCGTTCGGCTCGATGCTGGAGCTAAGCTGGAAGGGCACGAAACCGGTTCCGCTGGGTGGTGGGGAGTCGCGCAAATTTCTACAGGACAACGATGAGGTCGTAATCCGCGGCCACTGCTTGACCGAAGATGGGCTGAGGATTGGGTTCGGATCGTGCGTCGGTGTGGTACTTCCGGCAACACCGTTCGAGTGA
- the LOC118510347 gene encoding N-alpha-acetyltransferase 35, NatC auxiliary subunit: MNENPVQEVLFEGPSKDEEEIAPPVPSKADVGKVTEKFAPHDDAQFVDITKDFFDCVKELKLGELVHDSMFGLLEAMSAIEMMDPKMDAGMSCNREATPLTFDTAVETGQLKLNNLLPRESIGIIDAVYSCTISWLEGHSMAQTVLTCLYLHKPHQIECKTIKSFSIAIQKIINLIRNFAVRANVYEEEDFQHSSFDYNLSAEVTETKAINMLKAAEEELIKKAKDSEDEREKEELQALLARVRFTRLFLFSLVGLYPLKQGTTWQHGQEVAAQSTVSLKTEMIDIVKALNGALELAQAIEKSIELGTQPEEGSDAPNPMGFSMMVNQRLLPPTFPRSTKIKDRHLSIQYLADLIQRIKHGCKIINCTSYHAALNFLMDFNKKFTPCLLSRSIPQTLYLPVGRMVFGVKPLTEVLKESVKAFIAPPALRPDNPLYNNPFAINCINSFFEYNEQSFYTLFALCGYNQARQRDSLGWILLGFADLQDGAERVDVYLHSLTPRSENSRHLACFGTWVFYHCLRAMSLYLLAGLELELYSVHEYLYIFWYLYQYLFSWIVSALTRAETFLAEQEYSADPKALKASQKKPKPKKRKAKTDVKEILFNEAMETLCGGYYKALAGFIKEGRIPEPLPMFDNEQVRFEHRFAPFANLTTPPPMPYSEFRQMKMIMLQSPATELYAAAAKHFHEARTLLETFPNPDEEWHDIVKVAKMNFVMMNLLASGHSRQSKLPPEFDFSCHRYFPIIKQRK, translated from the exons ATGAACGAAAATCCAGTGCAAGAAGTGCTGTTCGAAGG ACCCTCGAAAGATGAGGAAGAAATTGCACCACCTGTACCATCAAAGGCTGATGTGGGAAAGGTCACTGAAAAGTTTGCCCCGCACGATGATGCACAATTTGTTGATATTACAAAGGACTTTTTCGACTGCGTCAAAG AGCTCAAACTGGGAGAGCTTGTGCATGACTCGATGTTCGGTTTGCTGGAGGCAATGTCGGCTATCGAAATGATGGACCCGAAAATGGATGCTGGCATGAGTTGCAACCGGGAAGCAACACCGCTTACGTTCGATACAGCGGTCGAG ACCGGGCAGCTGAAGCTTAACAATCTGCTGCCGAGGGAATCGATCGGCATCATCGATGCGGTGTACTCGTGCACGATATCCTGGCTCGAGGGACACTCGATGGCTCAAACGGTGCTAACCTGCCTGTATCTGCACAAACCGCACCAAATCGAGTGCAAAACGATCAAATCGTTCTCGATCGCTATACAGAAGATAATTAATCTGATTCGAAATTTCGCTGTCAG AGCTAATGTGTACGAGGAGGAAGACTTTCAACACAGCTCGTTCGATTACAATCTGAGTGCGGAAGTGACGGAGACGAAAGCGATCAACATGCTAAAAGCCGCAGAAGAGGAGCTCATCAAGAAGGCGAAAGACTCCGAGGATGAGCGAGAGAAGGAAGAACTGCAGGCACTGCTGGCACGAGTTCGTTTCACTCGCCTGTTTTTGTTCAGTTTGGTGGGATTGTATCCGCTGAAG CAAGGTACAACCTGGCAGCATGGTCAAGAAGTCGCAGCG CAATCGACCGTCTCGCTGAAGACCGAAATGATTGACATCGTAAAAGCACTGAATGGAGCCCTGGAGCTTGCACAGGCGATAGAAAAGTCGATCGAACTAGGGACACAGCCAGAGGAAGGAT CGGATGCACCGAACCCGATGGGCTTTTCCATGATGGTCAACCAACGCTTACTGCCACCGACATTTCCTCGCAGTACGAAAATTAAGGACCGGCACCTTAGCATACAATACCTGGCGGATCTAATTCAGCGCATCAAACACGGGTGCAAAATTATCAACTGCACCAGCTACCATGCTGCGCTG AACTTTTTGATGGACTTTAACAAAAAGTTCACTCCCTGTCTGCTGTCGCGGAGTATACCGCAAACGCTGTACTTACCGGTCGGCCGGATGGTGTTCGGTGTGAAACCGCTCACGGAGGTGCTGAAGGAATCGGTTAAGGCTTTCATCGCCCCACCGGCACTACGCCCGGACAATCCACTGTACAACAATCCTTTC GCGATCAACTGCATTAACTCATTCTTTGAGTACAACGAACAAAGCTTCTACACACTGTTTGCGCTCTGCGGGTACAACCAGGCCCGGCAGCGCGACAGTCTCGGCTGGATACTGCTCGGCTTTGCCGACCTGCAGGACGGCGCGGAACGGGTCGACGTGTACTTACACTCGCTCACGCCGAGAAGCGAAAACTCCCGCCACCTGGCGTGCTTTGGCACGTGGGTGTTTTATCACTGTCTGCGGGCGATGTCCCTGTATCTGCTGGCCGGCCTAGAGCTCGAGCTGTACAGCGTGCACGAGTATCTGTACATCTTCTGGTATCTGTATCAGTACCTGTTCAGCTGGATCGTATCGGCGCTAACGCGCGCGGAAACGTTCCTGGCCGAGCAGGAGTACTCGGCCGATCCGAAAGCGCTCAAAGCGAGCCAGAAGAAACCGAAGCCCAAGAAGCGCAAGGCCAAAACGGACGTGAAGGAAATTCTTTTCAACGAAGCGATGGAAACACTGTGCGGTGGGTACTATAAGGCGCTGGCCGGCTTTATCAAGGAAGGTCGCATCCCGGAACCGTTGCCAATGTTCGACAACGAGCAGGTACGGTTCGAGCATCGGTTTGCGCCGTTCGCGAACCTGACCACACCGCCCCCGATGCCGTACAGTGAGTTTAGGCAGATGAAAATGATAATGCTGCAGTCGCCGGCGACCGAGCTGTATGCGGCGGCGGCGAAACACTTCCACGAGGCCCGTACACTGCTGGAAACGTTTCCCAACCCGGACGAGGAG TGGCACGACATAGTGAAGGTGGCCAAGATGAACTTTGTCATGATGAATCTGCTGGCCAGTGGGCACAGTCGGCAGTCGAAGCTGCCGCCCGAGTTTGACTTTTCCTGCCATCGATACTTTCCCATCATTAAGCAGAGAAAGTGA
- the LOC118510334 gene encoding uncharacterized protein LOC118510334 — protein sequence MGFKTKFVQDLCTTNTEIYEEVIQFVLNESIFLQNVQNLRKSSLEALVYVLLVKQRGKLPGTMLNSDQFNVQSIVSLINLNYLRLQQDNESFRWILSALTLMVLIEKDETDRSQLTSIVDTFDRELHEMPLYYDVLRTLLILAKENPELIPVCRGLDGELMVRRLASESSVIRMKALACLQTMMEFNAGLYRQWLALLQDTKLLAESKVFMLHQLMETLLRLHDRNADILTTLQSDHVWCICIESFTTKHLVTRKETLAFVQYAIGYAKQYGKKLVGQYFHWSAEQAESDRLSNAWQSFVTVVEALNESQTHLILPALELLGRVDPLAVAWKNVLLRLILQHENARVVNHGLHYFLKKRSFDPTETELEKQFLDTFNRMAVFEHVPEMVSNLTEYYSTPEAFVYLLNTIPDIGWNSVPYYCIVSVIHNRTNGADPVSGASLSSLINCVKICHDVKNVSLRYITFVLLLKSVPRFVENEQDSPILLTLVKEIEKHSSVFTLSLDQFQNEVGSTFGDYITTDTLMSSLENVTVTDTFFINQLLVKRLEALSELEQDQLLNALQLSNQPVYLNLLQKLPELRTTHLQHVTRIIHTTMSNLMKAEETGQRIPSSVFNVLAEMIGLMRSSTECPNEWNELLAYTGKLATKRLTSFDYEQPVAIETIQMTRLHAVCMDEHVLASKFYDAVSLKDLKDSFQRRQTTEPPTIDEVYGMITDIYLRHYQAREQRERTTAAEDDWSKLISLLDVGNIHVLTTVIEILHTDTGSGEDGYDAGRFTVVDRCYREILNYRKSDHFMKLMEKFVEMLFKPYARMTDEADLDAVEIHPRVTEYVCMFLEQANTIYGLANIVFEALFQVPVAIALNWGSFGKLLLQGMIFGDVPKRDQKLECDVIDRCGLNVPFKHRSRYLSQADARVRVLCVQFLYRIVKANHPDAVLFLLKLERMLIERFAQITKAKERYYADSITHRQKLRIVQALCVVLKLTGTKPYPLLEVMLYETNQPNINYLIELIVADSAIDTLTIANSLRNEKVKVSGIQSVFVILWLRCCQSNVLDEQYIYLLLPWTMAQNFSTRLYAQITIKKLIVKFATDPHGEGPFREIYAAVNSYLRQGNVERNIEKCMKDFRFNSVFDYGNLLTMENVFHNVPKVSGAPGEDIVGTAVLRDCLQTLGLGESNLGQALEFEALQTERRENLFLAQSIGGTDFVQRKIVPLKSLEPSQELLLGLPQHLCVKKMDSTEGLIVVASLVNRAPNLGGLARTSEIFAVKQFVINSLQDIDNKEFQALSMTAEKWLNVGELKAHKIVEYLEEMKGKGYAIVGAEQTTGSKPIQQLQFPKKCILVLGHEKNGLPAEIIRHLDLVGEIPQFGVVRSLNVHVTGAIFMWEYAKQHHVVTEL from the exons ATGGGTTTTAAAACAAAGTTTGTGCAAGATTTATGCACAACCAACACGGAAATTTACGAAGAAGTGATACAGTTCGTGCTGAACGAAAGCATTTTTCTGCAGAATGTACAAAACCTGCGGAAATCGTCGCTCGAAGCGTTGGTGTACGTGTTGCTCGTGAAACAGCGCGGAAAGCTACCCGGAACGATGCTTAACAGCGACCAATTCAACGTGCAGAGCATCGTATCTCTCATCAATCTCAACTATCTACGACTTCAGCAGGATAATGAAAGCTTCCGATGGATTTTAAGTGCCCTAACGCTGATGGTTTTGATCGAGAAGGATGAAACCGATCGCTCACAGTTGACCTCAATCGTTGATACATTTGATCGCGAGTTGCACGAAATGCCGCTCTACTACGATGTGCTGCGAACGTTACTGATTTTAGCTAAAGAAAACCCCGAGCTCATCCCCGTTTGCCGTGGACTGGATGGTGAGCTGATGGTTCGACGATTGGCATCGGAATCGAGCGTGATACGAATGAAAGCCCTGGCCTGTCTGCAAACGATGATGGAATTCAACGCCGGTCTGTACCGACAGTGGCTGGCACTGCTGCAAGATACAAAGCTCTTGGCCGAGAGCAAAGTTTTCATGCTGCACCAGTTGATGGAGACCTTGCTGCGGCTGCACGATAGAAATGCTGACATACTGACCACGTTGCAGTCGGATCACGTTTGGTGCATATGTATCGAAAGTTTCACCACCAAGCACCTCGTAACGCGAAAGGAAACGTTAGCGTTCGTACAGTACGCTATCGGATACGCGAAACAATACGGGAAGAAGCTAGTGGGCCAATATTTCCATTGGTCCGCCGAGCAGGCCGAATCGGACCGTCTCAGCAACGCGTGGCAATCGTTCGTAACCGTTGTGGAAGCGTTGAATGAGTCCCAAACGCATCTGATTTTACCAGCACTGGAACTGCTTGGCCGGGTAGATCCGCTCGCCGTCGCGTGGAAAAACGTCCTGCTTCGGTTGATTCTACAGCACGAAAACGCTCGTGTTGTGAACCATGGATTGCACTACTTTCTCAAGAAAAGATCGTTCGATCCCACGGAAACGGAACTGGAGAAACAATTTCTGGACACATTCAACCGGATGGCTGTGTTTGAACATGTGCCGGAAATGGTTTCCAATCTCACCGAGTACTACAGCACACCGGAAGCTTTCGTCTATCTGTTGAATACGATTCCAGACATCGGATGGAACTCGGTACCGTACTACTGCATCGTGAGCGTGATACACAACCGAACGAATGGAGCTGATCCCGTCTCAGGAGCGAGCCTTTCATCGCTGATAAATTGCGTGAAAATATGTCACGACGTTAAAAATGTTTCGCTACGATACATCACTTTCGTTTTACTGCTCAAGAGTGTACCACGCTTTGTGGAAAATGAGCAAGATTCGCCGATTCTGCTCACCTTAGTGAAGGAAATCGAGAAGCATTCATCCGTATTTACACTCTCGTTGGACCAATTCCAGAATGAAGTAGGCTCCACGTTCGGCGATTATATTACGACCGATACGCTAATGAGCTCTTTGGAAAATGTAACCGTTACTGATACGTTTTTCATCAACCAACTGTTAGTGAAGCGCCTTGAAGCGTTATCCGAGCTAGAACAGGATCAACTCCTTAACGCATTGCAGCTCTCTAATCAACCGGTTTATTTGAATTTGTTACAAAAGCTTCCTGAGCTACGAACGACCCATTTGCAGCATGTTACCCGCATCATTCACACCACAATGAGCAACCTGATGAAAGCAGAGGAAACGGGACAAAGAATCCCTTCCAGCGTATTCAACGTACTGGCCGAAATGATCGGATTGATGCGATCGTCTACCGAATGCCCCAACGAATGGAACGAGCTGCTAGCGTACACGGGCAAGCTAGCAACCAAGCGCCTGACATCCTTCGATTACGAACAACCGGTTGCCATAGAAACGATTCAAATGACGCGCCTGCACGCTGTATGCATGGACGAGCACGTGCTAGCGAGCAAGTTTTACGATGCAGTTTCACTGAAAGACCTGAAGGACAGCTTTCAACGCCGTCAAACGACGGAACCTCCAACGATCGATGAAGTGTATGGAATGATTACGGACATTTACCTACGCCACTACCAGGCCCGGGAACAACGCGAACGAACGACTGCAGCGGAAGACGATTGGTCGAAACTGATCAGTTTACTCGACGTTGGAAACATCCACGTTTTAACGACGGTGATTGAAATTCTTCACACCGACACAGGATCGGGAGAGGATGGTTACGATGCGGGACGATTTACCGTGGTGGATCGTTGCTACAGGGAAATTCTAAACTACCGCAAATCGGATCATTTCATGAAGCTTATGGAGAAGTTCGTTGAAATGCTGTTCAAACCGTACGCTCGTATGACCGACGAAGCGGATCTGGATGCGGTGGAAATTCATCCACGCGTTACCGAGTACGTCTGTATGTTCCTCGAGCAAGCGAACACCATTTATGGGCTGGCCAACATTGTGTTCGAAGCGCTGTTCCAGGTGCCCGTGGCAATCGCACTGAACTGGGGCAGTTTtgggaagctgctgctgcagggcATGATTTTTGGGGATGTGCCGAAGCGAGATCAAAA GCTGGAATGTGATGTGATTGATCGGTGTGGGCTTAACGTTCC CTTCAAACACCGCTCACGCTACCTTTCCCAAGCGGACGCCCGAGTACGCGTGCTTTGCGTTCAATTCCTGTACCGCATCGTTAAGGCCAACCATCCGGACGCGGTGCTCTTCCTGCTCAAACTGGAACGCATGCTAATCGAACGGTTCGCACAAATTACGAAAGCGAAGGAACGCTACTATGCCGATTCCATCACCCATCGGCAAAAGCTTCGCATCGTGCAGGCCCTTTGCGTCGTGCTCAAACTTACCGGCACCAAACCGTACCCGCTGCTGGAGGTCATGCTGTACGAAACGAATCAACCCAACATCAACTACCTCATCGAACTGATCGTCGCGGACAGCGCGATCGATACGCTCACCATCGCCAACTCGCTGCGCAACGAGAAGGTTAAAGTGTCCGGCATACAGTCGGTGTTTGTCATCCTATGGTTGCGCTGCTGCCAGTCGAATGTGCTCGATGAGCAGTACATCTATCTGCTGCTGCCCTGGACAATGgcacaaaacttttccacccgaCTGTACGCACAAATAACGATCAAAAAGCTGATCGTGAAGTTCGCGACCGACCCGCACGGTGAGGGACCGTTTCGGGAGATCTATGCCGCCGTTAACAGCTACCTGCGGCAGGGCAATGTGGAGCGAAACATTGAGAAGTGTATGAAAGATTTTCGGTTTAACAGTGTGTTTGATTACGGTAATCTGCTCACGATGGAAAATGTGTTCCACAACGTACCGAAAGTATCGGGCGCGCCCGGGGAGGATATCGTTGGGACGGCCGTCCTGCGGGACTGCTTGCAAACGCTCGGGCTGGGTGAAAGCAATCTCGGCCAAGCGCTTGAGTTTGAAGCGCTACAAACGGAACGGCGTGAAAATCTGTTCCTCGCCCAGTCGATCGGTGGGACGGACTTTGTGCAGCGGAAGATCGTTCCGCTGAAGAGCTTGGAGCCGAGCCAAGAACTGCTGCTCGGTTTGCCACAACATCTCTGTGTTAAAAAGATG GACTCCACCGAAGGATTAATCGTGGTAGCGAGCCTGGTAAATCGGGCCCCCAATCTCGGTGGACTTGCGCGAACGAGTGAAATCTTCGCCGTAAAACAGTTCGTCATAAACTCGCTGCAAGACATCGATAACAAAGAGTTTCAAGCGCTTAG CATGACGGCCGAGAAGTGGCTTAATGTGGGAGAGCTAAAAGCCCACAAAATAGTCGAATATCTGGAAGAGATGAAGGGGAAAGGATATGCGATCGTTGGCGCGGAGCAAACGACCGGCAGCAAACCGATTCAGCAGCTACAGTTCCCCAAAAAGTGCATCCTCGTGTTGGG ACACGAAAAGAATGGACTACCGGCCGAGATTATACGACATCTGGATTTGGTAGGAGAAATACCCCAGTTTGGCGTGGTCCGATCGCTTAACGTGCACGTTACCGGAGCGATCTTCATGTGGGAGTACGCAAAGCAGCATCATGTCGTCACGGAGTTGTGA